From Paenibacillus sp. PK3_47, the proteins below share one genomic window:
- a CDS encoding PhzF family phenazine biosynthesis protein — MKQISVYHVDAFTERPFAGNPAGVIPDAGSLTVTQMQQVANELNLPESAFLLPPVDPQADYRIRYFTPQEEINFCGHATVGSSWLLAAKYGWTEKAKPIVFETNVGLIPVTIGSSGDSFGGVTMTQVSPKVSEIHVEHAEIAELLGIPAGQLDTRFPVKLASTGNWHLIVPVKTHAAIDAARPDLAQLAAHNKKHGISTTHLFTFDGKPGFDLYTRDFAPAIGIAEDPVTGAANGALAGYLILENILGRQETHNLIIGQGDAIGRPGTLYVTIEPTDSDAVIKVGGFAHVTLEGVLRLGDS, encoded by the coding sequence TTGAAACAGATCTCTGTATATCACGTGGATGCTTTTACTGAGCGTCCGTTCGCGGGAAACCCCGCCGGTGTCATTCCGGATGCCGGCAGTTTAACTGTAACCCAAATGCAGCAAGTCGCCAATGAGCTAAATCTGCCGGAGTCCGCTTTCCTGCTGCCTCCTGTTGACCCGCAAGCAGATTACCGGATCCGCTACTTCACACCGCAGGAGGAGATCAATTTCTGCGGACACGCGACAGTCGGTTCCTCCTGGCTGCTTGCGGCTAAGTACGGCTGGACTGAAAAAGCCAAACCAATCGTCTTTGAAACCAACGTCGGGCTGATTCCGGTCACAATCGGCAGCAGCGGCGACAGCTTCGGCGGAGTAACCATGACGCAGGTTTCGCCGAAGGTCTCGGAGATCCATGTTGAACATGCGGAAATTGCTGAACTGCTGGGCATTCCCGCCGGTCAGCTGGATACCCGGTTCCCCGTGAAGCTGGCGAGTACCGGCAACTGGCATTTGATTGTTCCGGTGAAGACGCACGCAGCTATTGATGCCGCCCGGCCAGATCTGGCGCAGCTTGCTGCTCACAACAAGAAGCATGGCATCAGCACCACCCATCTCTTTACTTTTGACGGAAAGCCGGGCTTTGACCTCTACACCCGGGATTTTGCCCCTGCCATAGGTATAGCGGAAGATCCGGTAACAGGAGCAGCAAACGGGGCGCTGGCCGGTTATCTTATTTTAGAAAATATACTAGGCAGACAAGAGACGCATAACCTTATTATTGGTCAGGGAGATGCCATCGGCCGTCCGGGAACGCTGTATGTAACGATTGAGCCAACAGATTCGGATGCAGTGATTAAAGTTGGAGGATTTGCCCATGTGACGCTGGAAGGGGTTCTGCGGTTAGGTGACAGTTAA
- a CDS encoding anti sigma factor C-terminal domain-containing protein, whose product MTAPWEEKDDMNLSKVIKKAKRKTLIRNTLISLAAAVIVWFGGILGNAHLTSWLAMRGLDEEKMMMELSSPNLYELRTELDLGFLSGKVEIETYKVVEGVPVVWDTKQLGFSMSSRFALLGSGYSSIHVPDPIMKSQNYEYYRTYNSQSGQREMLFYVPGVNYNGKVLNDLPLLGQMEPGKLVEMAVSFDKSYTQAEVEAMLPEGLSQRWYWVDTYDNKKKLEFITNDSSTEKYALPESARRVYGYGWRWEELFAPKPEDFLQTLEYGLQMKGKHYREFERISNYLKQDKAAPEASDVQLLGVVVTGTAKELQSLSGKSYVNAAVLGAVVDKY is encoded by the coding sequence ATGACAGCTCCATGGGAAGAAAAGGATGATATGAATCTTTCAAAAGTCATAAAGAAGGCCAAACGGAAAACACTGATCCGTAATACCCTTATTTCTCTCGCTGCAGCGGTTATCGTATGGTTTGGCGGGATACTGGGGAATGCTCATCTGACAAGCTGGCTCGCCATGCGGGGACTGGATGAGGAGAAAATGATGATGGAGCTCAGCAGTCCTAACCTTTATGAATTAAGAACAGAGCTTGATCTGGGATTTCTGTCCGGCAAGGTCGAGATTGAAACTTACAAGGTTGTGGAAGGAGTCCCTGTCGTATGGGATACCAAGCAGCTGGGTTTTAGTATGAGCAGCCGGTTCGCTCTGCTGGGCAGCGGTTATTCCAGTATCCATGTTCCCGATCCAATAATGAAAAGCCAAAATTATGAATACTACCGGACGTATAACAGTCAAAGCGGACAGCGGGAAATGCTGTTCTACGTACCCGGGGTGAATTATAACGGGAAAGTGCTGAATGACCTGCCCCTGCTGGGACAAATGGAACCCGGCAAGCTCGTGGAGATGGCAGTTTCGTTTGATAAAAGCTATACCCAGGCTGAGGTTGAAGCCATGCTTCCGGAAGGGCTGTCCCAGCGGTGGTATTGGGTAGATACGTATGACAACAAAAAGAAGCTTGAATTTATTACGAATGACAGCAGCACGGAGAAATATGCGTTACCGGAATCAGCTCGGCGGGTATACGGTTACGGCTGGAGATGGGAAGAGTTGTTTGCACCGAAACCGGAGGATTTTTTGCAGACATTGGAATACGGGCTTCAGATGAAAGGCAAGCATTACAGAGAATTTGAGCGGATCTCAAATTATTTGAAACAAGATAAAGCAGCACCGGAGGCCAGTGACGTACAGCTGTTGGGCGTCGTTGTAACCGGGACGGCAAAGGAGCTGCAGAGCCTGAGCGGGAAGTCCTATGTAAATGCAGCCGTGCTCGGAGCGGTTGTGGATAAATATTAG
- a CDS encoding DUF6544 family protein, producing the protein MVLLLSIAAVIVMGLIVFFSIPYSKTKAEFSRMSSARLADHTASNGVFTREDWAGLPLPVRRYFETSGFTGMPKMSSMKAEFTHVEFILSANKPAISIDYSQYNFVLQPDRIALIDTSMYGVPFQGLDSYVNGAGSMKGVLAKTFTLFDQRGHEMDQACLVTFLSEVLLLPGAALQHYIGWEAIDDTQARATITSYGISASGIFSFRDNGECQSFTTDDRTAVGMDGSKQQVKWSARLGNYKVINGIRQPTHLQAIWHYPGGDLVYFDSHNLKVEYR; encoded by the coding sequence ATGGTTCTTCTGCTCAGTATTGCGGCTGTAATCGTGATGGGCTTGATTGTCTTCTTTAGCATCCCTTACTCCAAAACGAAAGCGGAATTCAGCCGGATGTCGTCCGCCAGGCTTGCTGATCATACCGCATCAAACGGTGTATTTACCAGGGAAGACTGGGCCGGTCTGCCGCTGCCCGTCAGGAGATATTTTGAAACCTCAGGCTTTACAGGCATGCCCAAAATGTCATCCATGAAGGCCGAATTCACACATGTGGAATTTATACTATCTGCTAACAAACCCGCCATTTCCATAGATTACTCCCAATATAACTTTGTCCTGCAGCCTGACAGAATTGCTTTGATTGATACTTCCATGTATGGCGTCCCTTTTCAGGGGCTGGATTCTTATGTAAATGGTGCAGGCAGCATGAAAGGGGTTCTCGCCAAAACGTTTACGCTGTTTGATCAGCGCGGTCATGAGATGGACCAGGCCTGTCTGGTTACCTTCTTGTCGGAAGTTCTCTTACTGCCTGGTGCGGCATTACAGCATTATATCGGCTGGGAAGCTATTGACGATACCCAGGCCCGGGCCACCATCACAAGCTACGGGATTTCCGCCAGCGGGATCTTTAGTTTCCGGGATAACGGGGAATGCCAGTCCTTCACTACTGATGACCGCACCGCTGTTGGAATGGACGGCTCCAAGCAGCAGGTGAAGTGGTCCGCCCGCCTTGGGAATTACAAAGTGATTAACGGCATCAGGCAGCCTACCCATCTGCAGGCAATTTGGCATTATCCGGGCGGAGATCTTGTTTATTTTGACAGCCATAATCTTAAGGTGGAGTACCGCTGA
- a CDS encoding sigma-70 family RNA polymerase sigma factor has product MVLTDARLVKQAKKGNKEALLQLIMSEKDIYYRLAYTYMGNSHDAMDAMEDMIVTLYEKIGQLKREEAFRSWSKTILVNSCKSLLKKRNKLVLLEDYTAAERLGTANTPAADSYSSSEQQMDLQEMLQQINAEQREAIQLKYLHDLDHRTIADITGVPVGTVKSRIFQGLKKLRLHLGGDPRA; this is encoded by the coding sequence ATGGTGTTGACGGATGCCCGGCTGGTGAAACAAGCGAAAAAAGGAAACAAAGAAGCGCTGCTTCAGCTGATTATGTCCGAGAAGGACATTTATTATAGGCTGGCTTATACATACATGGGGAATTCGCACGATGCGATGGATGCCATGGAGGACATGATTGTCACGCTGTATGAGAAGATCGGTCAGCTGAAACGGGAAGAGGCCTTCCGCAGCTGGAGCAAGACGATTCTCGTGAACAGCTGCAAATCCTTGCTGAAAAAGCGGAACAAGCTGGTCCTCCTGGAGGATTATACGGCGGCAGAGCGACTCGGAACAGCAAATACTCCGGCAGCGGATTCCTACAGCAGCAGTGAGCAGCAAATGGATCTCCAGGAGATGCTGCAGCAGATCAATGCGGAGCAGAGAGAAGCGATTCAGCTGAAATATTTGCATGACCTTGACCATCGTACGATAGCAGATATAACCGGGGTTCCGGTTGGAACGGTGAAATCGAGAATTTTTCAGGGACTAAAAAAGCTAAGACTTCATCTTGGAGGTGATCCACGTGCATAA
- a CDS encoding DUF4179 domain-containing protein — protein sequence MHNVEQRLEEEQRRMESITAPDDLEQRLRNALNPAAPVKRKKKLPRWSAAVVAVVILFVVSNNYNAFAYYGKKLLGYDEIMTGTLQKLNDAGMGQAIDRTTTLADGSTLVIEGIMSDENQLIVYYRLSNPAGVEDSGLMFNGSRVTGFWTDSNAENGTAILNEERTEEKGTMVYEPVNPFAKKLTLHLWQRVQNNQMSELKITFPYRPDQAMQTQIKQSIRHTVKVDNGSINFRSLTATPTMTLIKGTLNAGNIDRVNHALHGIELMANGKPIELLGSGNRSSLGKSSFELRYDALPEPLESLELTVKEFAGYQKLDEQLDLTAVNEEPVSISGRSLWVRNVTTTSAGTEITIATEEDVMLDDVSVKAGNELTGLQTTVNQLLEKLEDATIVKERTLIFDTSAEPEYLVIGGMHFMKEYNKTLEIPVR from the coding sequence GTGCATAACGTCGAACAACGGCTGGAAGAAGAGCAGCGGCGGATGGAATCCATAACAGCACCAGATGATCTGGAACAGAGGCTGCGAAATGCGCTGAACCCGGCTGCCCCGGTAAAAAGGAAAAAGAAGCTTCCAAGATGGTCTGCTGCCGTGGTTGCTGTGGTGATTCTATTCGTTGTCAGCAATAATTACAATGCATTCGCTTACTACGGCAAAAAGCTGCTCGGGTACGATGAGATCATGACCGGAACGCTGCAGAAGCTGAACGATGCCGGGATGGGGCAGGCCATTGACCGGACAACTACACTGGCAGACGGATCAACGCTTGTTATTGAAGGGATCATGTCAGATGAGAATCAGCTGATCGTGTATTACCGTTTGTCCAATCCGGCAGGCGTTGAGGACAGCGGCTTGATGTTTAACGGCTCAAGGGTTACAGGGTTTTGGACGGATTCTAATGCTGAGAACGGAACCGCCATTTTGAATGAGGAACGGACGGAGGAGAAGGGGACGATGGTTTATGAGCCGGTTAATCCGTTTGCCAAAAAATTAACCCTGCACTTGTGGCAGCGGGTGCAGAACAATCAGATGAGCGAGCTGAAAATCACATTTCCTTATCGTCCGGATCAGGCAATGCAGACGCAAATCAAGCAGTCTATCAGGCATACCGTTAAAGTGGATAATGGCAGTATTAACTTCCGCTCTCTTACTGCGACGCCGACCATGACATTGATTAAAGGAACCTTGAATGCCGGGAATATTGACCGGGTTAATCATGCCCTGCACGGCATTGAATTAATGGCGAACGGAAAGCCAATTGAGTTATTGGGCAGCGGAAACCGTTCATCACTGGGTAAAAGCAGCTTCGAGCTCCGTTACGACGCTCTGCCTGAACCGCTGGAATCGCTGGAGCTGACCGTCAAGGAATTTGCCGGTTATCAAAAGCTGGATGAGCAGCTTGACCTCACTGCCGTGAATGAGGAACCGGTGTCTATTTCCGGCCGCAGCCTGTGGGTGCGGAATGTAACGACAACCTCAGCCGGCACTGAGATTACAATTGCTACTGAAGAGGATGTAATGCTGGATGACGTATCTGTAAAAGCCGGAAATGAGCTTACCGGGCTGCAGACAACGGTTAACCAACTGCTGGAGAAGCTGGAGGACGCAACGATTGTGAAGGAACGCACCTTGATCTTCGACACCTCAGCTGAACCTGAATATCTTGTCATCGGGGGGATGCATTTTATGAAGGAATATAATAAAACCTTAGAGATCCCTGTCAGGTAA
- a CDS encoding phosphotransferase encodes MNSKRDHYSFDYAFVECVPGQNAEEYLQSEDDPGKALLLERIGELLAKMHGDVREAYGKLNAPLIQSPECHLLHVKNAEVQLAYSVQYIDEIRANRPKLLNTLYKFAEKIKPRRQYRFIHGELGPDHILFNEKLEPYLIDIEGAMFFDMEYEHCFLDLRFGEYYRYLKSEALDPDRMQFYRLHQHISLISAGLKLLHRGFPDQQFAKGLAEYHCQRVLQFIQ; translated from the coding sequence TTGAATTCGAAGAGAGACCATTATTCATTTGATTATGCATTCGTTGAATGTGTGCCTGGACAAAACGCGGAAGAGTACTTGCAAAGCGAGGATGATCCCGGTAAAGCTCTTTTACTGGAACGGATTGGGGAACTATTGGCCAAAATGCATGGTGATGTGCGGGAAGCTTACGGGAAACTAAATGCTCCATTAATCCAGTCACCGGAATGCCATCTGTTACATGTGAAGAATGCTGAAGTACAGCTGGCCTATAGCGTGCAATATATCGATGAAATCCGGGCTAACCGGCCGAAATTGCTGAATACCTTATACAAATTTGCAGAGAAAATAAAGCCTAGAAGACAGTACAGATTCATCCACGGCGAGCTGGGTCCGGACCATATCCTGTTTAATGAGAAGCTGGAGCCCTATTTAATTGATATTGAGGGTGCAATGTTCTTCGATATGGAGTACGAGCACTGTTTTCTCGATCTCCGGTTCGGGGAATACTACCGGTACCTCAAGAGTGAAGCGCTTGATCCGGACAGAATGCAATTTTACCGGCTGCACCAGCATATTTCTTTAATCTCGGCCGGTTTGAAGCTGCTTCACCGCGGCTTTCCGGATCAGCAATTTGCAAAGGGCTTAGCGGAATATCACTGTCAGCGTGTATTGCAGTTTATCCAGTGA
- a CDS encoding 2-dehydropantoate 2-reductase N-terminal domain-containing protein gives MKILVYGAGVLGSYLAHVLVRGGNDVTVLARGKRAEELKRDGIVIRHYFQLKTTSDRVKVSQTLSPEESYDLIFVVMKFTDFPAVLPVLAENRSSNIVLVGNNTEAHQMQSYIKEHSRTDKNIAFGFQLSGGIREKDRMVAVRAGGQMVLGSLDGVVPFLPLLDKAFKHTKYKITVQENMDAWLKNHVIPIVPLNFAAFAFKGNFKKLARDKQTLQQIIGAMDEGFKVLEALGYPLIPAAQAKWIRQHRTLVYWFLKVYHRLPVAQKIDGTVKELEGLNLAFQGWKQRANVSTPNWDGLEKNFRMQAESGS, from the coding sequence ATGAAAATTTTGGTGTATGGAGCAGGGGTTCTCGGGAGTTATCTGGCACATGTATTGGTACGCGGAGGAAATGATGTGACGGTGCTGGCCAGGGGGAAGCGGGCGGAGGAATTGAAGAGGGACGGAATAGTGATACGTCATTATTTTCAGCTGAAGACAACGTCAGACAGGGTGAAGGTGAGCCAGACCCTTTCTCCGGAGGAGAGCTATGATTTGATTTTTGTAGTGATGAAATTTACAGACTTTCCGGCGGTACTACCGGTTCTTGCAGAGAACCGCAGCAGCAACATTGTCCTGGTAGGTAACAATACGGAAGCGCATCAAATGCAGAGTTATATAAAAGAACATAGCCGTACAGACAAAAACATTGCGTTCGGATTTCAGTTAAGCGGGGGGATAAGGGAAAAGGACCGGATGGTCGCTGTCCGAGCAGGCGGGCAGATGGTGCTTGGCAGCCTTGACGGAGTGGTACCCTTTCTGCCTTTGCTGGACAAAGCTTTTAAACATACAAAATATAAAATAACGGTCCAGGAGAATATGGATGCTTGGCTTAAAAACCATGTGATTCCTATTGTGCCGCTGAATTTCGCCGCGTTTGCCTTTAAAGGCAACTTTAAAAAGCTCGCGCGGGATAAACAGACCCTGCAGCAGATCATCGGCGCTATGGATGAGGGTTTTAAAGTATTGGAAGCTTTAGGGTACCCGTTAATCCCGGCTGCACAAGCCAAGTGGATCCGGCAGCACCGGACTCTGGTGTATTGGTTCCTGAAGGTATACCACAGACTTCCCGTAGCGCAGAAAATCGACGGAACTGTTAAGGAACTGGAAGGTCTGAATCTTGCGTTTCAAGGGTGGAAGCAGCGGGCGAATGTATCCACGCCGAATTGGGACGGATTAGAGAAGAATTTTCGTATGCAGGCGGAAAGCGGAAGCTAA
- a CDS encoding LysR family transcriptional regulator, producing MNKSSCRKGAREMTLLQLEILLAVAETGSFTKAGEKLLSSQSGVSHTIADLEKELGVLLFTRSRTGVTLTEAGEQILLHAREIIRQTGLISQVAASGKSLQSGTVRVGAFPSFAASRIPELFQTFRARFPGIELVLFEGNYAEVEAWIRDGAVDLGFLVHSGPDLDILQMVKDPYVIVLPPDHALGQQEIISIEQLENEPFILLSSGCEKTVLDAFQQKGLNLDARYQVAENSTVISMVEAGMGVTIVPSMILPASPAKVTVRQLTEPLSREVALAVRSREKITPAAAAFALEAVDFLN from the coding sequence ATGAACAAAAGTTCATGCCGGAAGGGAGCAAGAGAGATGACGCTGCTGCAATTGGAGATTTTGCTTGCTGTTGCCGAGACAGGCAGCTTCACAAAAGCAGGGGAAAAGCTGCTGTCGAGCCAATCCGGCGTCAGCCATACGATTGCGGATTTGGAGAAAGAGCTGGGTGTCCTTCTCTTTACGCGCAGCCGCACCGGGGTGACATTAACGGAGGCAGGAGAGCAAATTCTGCTTCATGCCCGTGAAATTATCCGCCAGACCGGGCTGATCAGCCAGGTGGCGGCATCAGGAAAAAGCCTGCAGAGCGGTACGGTACGGGTCGGGGCTTTTCCGAGCTTCGCGGCGAGCAGGATTCCTGAGCTGTTCCAGACGTTTCGTGCCCGCTTTCCGGGCATTGAGCTGGTTTTGTTTGAAGGGAATTATGCGGAAGTTGAAGCCTGGATCAGGGATGGCGCGGTCGATCTCGGGTTTCTGGTTCATTCAGGCCCGGATTTGGATATTTTGCAGATGGTAAAAGACCCCTACGTAATTGTCCTTCCTCCAGATCATGCACTAGGACAGCAGGAAATAATTTCTATAGAGCAGCTTGAAAATGAACCGTTTATCCTCTTAAGTTCGGGCTGTGAGAAGACGGTACTGGATGCTTTTCAGCAGAAGGGGCTTAACCTGGATGCACGTTATCAGGTGGCGGAGAACTCCACGGTCATCTCAATGGTCGAGGCAGGGATGGGCGTGACTATCGTTCCTTCCATGATCCTGCCGGCTTCTCCGGCAAAAGTTACCGTAAGGCAGCTTACTGAGCCTCTTAGCCGTGAGGTGGCGCTGGCTGTCCGTTCCCGGGAAAAGATTACACCCGCAGCTGCGGCTTTTGCTCTGGAGGCTGTAGATTTTTTAAACTAA
- a CDS encoding TetR/AcrR family transcriptional regulator codes for MDRRIKKSQDAIMEALISLMAEKDFEKITINEIAERADVNRGTVYAHYTDKYNLLELCVETRLDQLIESCMPVDGVMVEGVMPSASRSSILQVFQMLEQNHLFYSTLLTSKGVPAFKKRLQDMMIQSIRQQLADIHDNLPVQQEVMAQFLASAIVGVVEWWFTQPQRCSAEEITEQLWSLLQLNQMIPGAMPAKQSAPVT; via the coding sequence ATGGACCGGCGCATCAAAAAGAGCCAGGATGCTATTATGGAAGCCTTAATCAGCTTAATGGCCGAAAAGGATTTTGAAAAAATAACGATCAATGAAATAGCAGAACGTGCAGACGTAAACCGGGGAACCGTGTATGCCCACTACACCGATAAATACAATTTGCTGGAGCTGTGTGTCGAGACCCGTCTGGACCAGCTCATTGAGAGCTGCATGCCGGTTGACGGTGTTATGGTTGAGGGTGTTATGCCCAGTGCTTCACGCTCCTCCATTCTTCAAGTGTTCCAGATGCTGGAGCAGAATCACCTGTTCTATTCCACTTTACTGACCTCCAAAGGTGTCCCTGCGTTCAAAAAACGTCTGCAGGACATGATGATCCAGAGCATCCGGCAGCAGCTTGCAGACATTCATGACAATCTCCCGGTACAACAGGAGGTCATGGCACAATTCCTGGCTTCAGCAATCGTTGGCGTTGTGGAATGGTGGTTCACCCAGCCGCAGCGCTGCTCTGCAGAAGAGATTACGGAACAGCTATGGTCACTGCTGCAGCTGAATCAGATGATTCCGGGTGCAATGCCGGCAAAGCAGTCTGCTCCCGTTACCTGA